The following is a genomic window from Fundulus heteroclitus isolate FHET01 chromosome 16, MU-UCD_Fhet_4.1, whole genome shotgun sequence.
ATGTAAACTAATTTTGACCAAAGTTGCTGTCACtgcagcaactaaaccgtagataatcaatcAATGCTGTCACTTCAGCAGGACAGTacaacacctccagatgtggctcaataagTTTCAGTCAATTTTGATGTGGAATTCCAAAATAAGAGCCACTTGAAATCTGTACATGTAAACTAATTTTGACCAAAGTTGCTGTCACtgcagcaactaaaccgtagataatcaatcAATGCTGTCACTTCAGCAGGACAGTacaacacctccagatgtggctcaataagTTTCAGTCAATTTTGATGTGGAATTCCAAAATAAGAGCCACTTGAAATCTGTACATGTAAACTAATTTTGACCAAAGTTGCTGTCACTGCAGCAACTAAATAGTAGATGATCAATCGATGCTGCCACTTCAGCAGGACAGCacaacacctccagatgtggctcaataagTTTCAGCCAATTTTGATGTGGAATTCCAAAATAAGAGCCACGTGATATCTCTACTTTTTGTCACTCTGAACCAAGTTGTTGTCAATGTTGCTACTATTGTGTAAGTTTTCagagaatattttaaaataaaagcaaccatTGCGATTCGCCCAGGGtaggtcagcagcacatcacCCCCATTATAAACAGTTTTGGTACTGAGTTtttgaagcactgactccaggCGACAGCAAACCCTTGAAAGGATTTTGACTCACGATCCTTTGAAGGGTTCTGTTCTCCCTTTTGTTCGTACACCTTTTGctaccacactttttttcttccactcaattttccatTCATAGGCTTGAATACGACGCTCTTTATCATGCAGTTACCTAATCGTGGCTTACCCGCCTTGTAGAAGggtcttttttgtttgtttgtaatgtGTCTAATATTTAGTTTCACTGCTGCCTCCTGCCCAGGCCAACCTTGTAATAGAGAACAATCATCTCACCTGGTTAAATGAAAATGAGGACAGTGAAATAAATGCCTGTTTTCATACAGACCATAACATGGATGTAAGATAATAGTTCTGTAttgaaaaatccttttttttaattggtcttaTCAAATGtgaaagaccaaaaactgtACTTTCCCTTTTAATTAGCTATAAACtataatcatcataattaagGGAATCATCGCTTGGTTTGTATTAGTGTGTGTAAAACACAGTTAAACTAATTGAAATACTTCTAGAATGAaagatgatttaattttaagatgCATTTGAGGTCTCATTCACCATGCTGTTACCTCTCACAGGAAACGGTGAGCAAACTTCTGTCCAGTTCCTTTAAGGAGGACAAAACCAAATGTAAGTTTGAAAACCATTTTTTCGTTTTGGTCCCGAGTGGACGGCTAAACTGACCAGATCCAACTTTGTGTTACAGTAAGCGGCGATGCCACACTGCTCATGAGAGAAATGCTGAAAATATTTGTTAAAGGTGACGAGTTTTCAGTATCCGGATCACACGACATGCTGCTGTGCTCAAATTGAGGTGCAcagcaataaaaactgttttttttttttttcttcttttgtcgCTGTCAGAAGCGGCGCTCAGATCACTGAAGCAAGCCGAAGCCGAGGACTGCAACCAAGTAGAGATTGAGCATTTTGAAAAAATCCTGCCTCAGCTGGTATGTCGCTCAACAGGTTCAGcgctttttgttatttatgaGGCGTGCGACATAAATTAGTACAGCCATTGTTACCTTTGCCACGACCTCATTTAACTTATAATGACAAGTggtttaataataaacagatctataaaaaatatgtataaatattCAATCAGATACAAAATTTGGTAAATTTGGTTTAGATTATACTAAAATAAAACGGTTAGTATGTGATGTTATACTGATGTAGACTTAATTAAGTCCGAATTACGTATACCAAACCATTTCAATTGAAAAATCCAGttttaaaagtgtttcttttaataatttctgaTGTTTGATCTCGTCTCCGTTGCAGCTTCTGGATTTCTAAGAGGAACCACAAGATGGAGCCATAGTGCTGCTAACATGTTTTtttgcaagttttgtttttgagagtttttgttgctgttgttgttgttgttgttttttgctcaGCATAAATTAAATTTCCTAATTGAATCTGGAATCCCATTAATATTCATGTCATgcgttgattttattttattttttctgatttaaagttAAAGAACCCCACAGCGTCAAACCCCACTTCCACCAATGAGGGCCACCTGTGCTCATCTGTGGAACAACAGGTGCTTCCAGCATGCTCCGTGGCGCCCTTCATCAAAGCCTCCAGGAGCAGTTGGAAGCAATTAGAGTAATAAGGGGAGCAGCCAGTCCCTTAGATGATGACAAGTGCCAGGAAAAAAGGAGTACCCCCTCCGGCCACTTTGAAGTTCCCTTTTGCTGTCCTGCGATGTTTGGTTAGAGGTAGGGGGAAGGGCAAAGGGGACCTCTGGCACAGGGAGGAAAGTTGaatgggagtgtgtgtgtgtgtgtgtgtgtgtgtgtgtgtgtgtgtgtgtgtgtgttaagtTAGCCAAACACGGCCAGAGACCACACGCATAGAGATTCTGTTTGAAAGGAAACATAACAAAACACATCGGAACATGGTCCAAGAGGAGCAGGGTGTAATTCTGaaggtaaataaacaaaacaggcGAGTAGTAGAGGTGCTCTctctgctttcatcacagcagagggaggagggaggagggggggttaCTAGGCCTACCGGAGAGAGGCTAATTTGGGGTTTTTCAAACCCGAGTGGCTCTTATGTTTTTCCACCAGCGGTGTGTTTGAccaaagtgtctttttttttttttactgtgagtCAGCATAGCTGTACAACACCTCGCTCTGTTTATTTGTGTGCCTCTTGGGTGAGTCACTGGACTCGCATACAGCTGGAAGCAACTTAAGTGAAAGTCAAGAATCCAAAGGGTCGGATAGGTGTTCAAGGACGCGGCACCTGGGGTTTGACCCAGAACCTTTTCAGGCTTTGAAAGGCCCAGGTCGGATTGCGCGACTTCCAGAGAAGGCGGCCAGGGAGAGGCGTGCTTGGGTTGAGCGATGCGAAGTTTCGGAGTAACAATATCAGGTTTAAACGTGGAGGACACCCCATTTTTGCtcagtgaaaataaaacattcttatTGGGGTATTAATTTCTGTAAATTCCCCCCAAAACTCACGACTTGTCTTTGCCATAGtttgcaaaagtttttttttctcctaaaatCTTTCTATTGCTGAAATAACTTTCAGCAATAGTTATTTCTAGGAGTTCTGTACTGTCACTTCTGTATAACTACACTGATTATGCATTTTAATGGGGCAAATTACATCTGACGGCAGTATTGTTAAacatgcaataaaacaaaacagttaagaCAAATAAGGGGGAGGGGCTTTGGTGAGAATAACGAGTTAAAGCTTTTTCTTCATCTTCAGAGGGTCCAGGCGCTTTGGAGAAGCTCTGGAGTGAGAGACATTTCTGAGGAGACGGACGCTGATCTATGTCCTGCCTTCCAgctgtttttccatctttttggGGGAGGTGGGGCTTAAATGTAACACGCAAACCCCGATCTGACTGTAGTCACTAATACCAATATTGATCTTCGGCTAATTTTCCTGCCAAAGTATTTTCCGTCCTGTTCGTTCTGCTTTCAGGGAAATTAAGCATCACAATATATAATGTGTTAAACCATGGGATTACCCCACTTTTttccatataaataaatactaaatcATTACAAGTTGGTATCAAGTGTGGtgatttacagaaatgtttcttTCCGAGGTGGAATTGGCTGGATTATTGTGAAGCGTCCCGGCGAGGAAACGTCGGGATTATGTCGGAtttctctcctccttttctAACTAGTCTGTGGTTGCTCTCCCTCGACGTAGCTTTCCAGCTTTCTGTTACCTAAAAACTTCTTTCTTCTCAGGTCCAAACGAAAGTCAACACCGCAGCACTTTGCTTCTCGCAGAAGCAGCAACAAAAGGAGGCTTCACTGTTTGGCCCATAACCTTCtttgctttaataaaataaagctaaacaTCTCTTTACTGCATATTGAATGATTTTTGTTCATTTCACAAACCAAAATAACATTACGTTATCAATCAGCCTATCTGGCTGCtaatttaaattaactttatatACACAGTCAATGATTAGAAAGCTTTCACAGCTGAAAACCACTATACTGAAAATGGAGTAAAAGGGACTGTGGCATTTTTTTACGTTTACAATCTGAAGCATCAGTTGTACTTAGCCTGAAAGGCcattgtgtaaaataaatgtccgtccgtccgtcttcttccgcttatccggggtcgggtcgcgggggtagcagcttcagtagggaggcccagacatccctctccctagccatttgggccagctcctcaggaggaatcccaaggcgttcccaggccagccaagaaACATGGTCTCTCCAGCGTACCCTGGGTCTTCCCCAGGGCCTCCttccggtgggacgtgcccagaacacctcaccagggaggcgtccaggatgcatcctgaccagatgcccgagccacctcaactggctcctctcgacgtggaggagcagcggctctactctgagtcctccccggatgactgagctcctcaccctatctctaagggagagcccagacacactacggagaaaactcatttcagccgcttgtatccgggatctcgttctttcggtcacgacccaaagctcgtgaccatagatgagggtaggaacgtagatcgaccggtaaatcgagagcttcgccttttggctcagctctctcttcaccacaacggatcggtacagcgcccgcttcacagcagacgctgcaccaatccgcctgttgatctctcgctccatcttcccctcattcgtgaacaagaccccaagatacttgaactcctccactaggggcaggacatcctccccaacccggagaaggcactctacccttttccggttcaagaccatggtctcggatttggaggcactgattttcatcccggccgcttcgcactcggctgcgaaccgctccagtgagagctgtagatcacgccctgatgaagccaataggaccacgtcatccgcgaatagcagagacgcaatcctaaggccaccaaaacggatcccctcaacaccttggctgcgcctagaaattctgtccataaaagttatgaacagaatcggtgacaaagggcaaccttggcggagtccaactctcaccggaaacgagtccgacttactgccggcaatgcggaccagactctgacaccggtcgtacagagacctgacagcccttattaaagggtccggtactccatactcccggagtaccccccacaggatcccccgggggacacggtcgaatgccttctccagatccacaaagcacatgtagactggttgggcaaactcccatgccccctcaagaatcctgctgagggtatagagctaaATTTTGTGCTGTTTCCCTGAGATAGCACAGTTTTGTTCCAACATGGACGGAAAAACAATGAGAGGCCCTTATGCAGAGCCATGCATGCAACGCGGTCGGTATCTAAGAGTGGAGCTTCAGACAAAGATAGTCCTGAAGTAGCAGCTGCGCATACACTAGTGCTGACATTACCAGTAAGGAGGCAACTTCGGGATCCCAGCCTTCATGGCAGAGAAGGATGAGAATGAGCCAAAATTCACGATACTGGGATTAAATGATACGCAGAACACAAAAAGATATCAGAACAGTGCCCGTTATCATCAGTCAAGCACGGTAGAGTTGGTGTtatggtctgtttttttttttttttggaggcgGTAATAAGGGGGATTTGTAAAGAGTGGAAGGCACCTTGAGGAAGGAAGGCTATCACTGGATTTTACAACAACATGTCGCACCTTGTGGCTATCATTTGATTGGGGCCAGTTCAAGATAATGATCCAAAATATACTCCCAAAATGGGTCGGCAATCTTTGAAGAAGAAGCGGTCACACATAACTGGTCGTAACCCAATTTGAACCCTGTTGACCAAATGGGAGAAGGATGACAAGTCAATGAAACCAATGGGAGATGCTTCAGGCAGCGTCGCATTTAATCTGATTGAAGCGTTTTGATCCCTGCCTATGAACGCAAAGATTGCCGAACAACGTCATTTCCATTTCAGTCTTAATTTCTCACTTTGACAATGTTTACATGTCTGGTTCATTCACAACATTTTCTATTCAAATGTAATGTGTTAccaaggaaaacaaaagaattTCAAGGCGATCCGGGGCTTTGGAGCGAAAGTGTTTGCGTAAAACAATCTATGCTGTGGGGCTGCGATGCATTAGTGACCAGGAGGCAAGAGGGGCCCTTGTGGCCCCCTCCCGGGCATGGAAGTGTCTAACCATGGAGGAATGCTGAAGGGGACGCGAAAGTTAGCGCATTCCGCTTAGATGCCCCAATGCGAGACTCTCGCCGATGTTTattgtaaagaaaacaaatacacGCACTCCTGCTGCAGATGTTTACTGTCCATGCGTTTCACAGGAAGCTCGCGTGTGAAGGGACTAcaaacgcgcacacacacagcatcCCTGCAGAATGTGTATATTTACTCAGGACATGTAGGTTTCTGGGAGGCCCAGGGCCCCTATAAGGGGCCTGGGGTCCTTGGGCTAAGCTTTGTTAAGGAGCCACGAGGCCCACGCTGGGGATGATTAGAACATACCTGGCAGTTCGAGCCACTTGGGCGCTCTGCTGGGATCACTTCTAAATGGTCGTGGCGCTTGGCTGTTAGTCTGAGGCAGGGGACGATCTGCTGCTGTGCTCTGTGTATCGGCCGGGGCTTTGGTAGCCACGGGGTTGCGGAAAAGATTCTTCCGGAACCAGCGAGGTGGATGATAAGGTCGAGGACCTTGGCACGCAGCTGAAGGAGGGAAAAAGGGAGCAAGAGAGATGTGCAATTAGGCCTGCAGCCGGGCTATTTCTGGAGCACTGTACTACTACTACCATAACTACTACCACTACCAACCTCAACTGCATCGCCCTTTTGCACTCTTCTGTGTGGTGGCCTGCGGGTCAGGTAGGGGGGGAtagttggtaaaaaaacaagGTAATCCCCTTACATAACGCAATAAAAAACAAGACCGTTCAATTAATTTCTTTGTGCATCTAAAAATAGAGGCCCAGTTCAGACCAAGTGACGTCAAAAGATGCACGGGGGGTGGAGGTCAGCAGAGCACTCTATTTTTAGGACTCTTCAAAAGCAGcgattcaaaaaaaaaaacaagaaaaaaaaaagggttctgTCGATCATGCTTAAAGAAGCTGTGAACATGAAGGTCATGCATTAGGACTGATGAGAGGCCCGAGGTTTGACgatgttaaaaaaagtaatgacAGAAATCTCTTTAGTTGCTGGCTGGTGGCACAGTGCGAGGTTGGCCTTTGGGAGACTTGTTAACAGACTTTATCGGCAGGCTTGCAAAGCCCTGAGTGAAAGGGTAGCGATCTCTGCCGTGGCACCGGGATGGAAAAACAAGCAGGCGTCTTAATTCTATTGAATTTAGACAAGGATAGAAGTTAGACCACAAGGCCAATGAAATGTTATGTTAGCATAAGGCCAAGCAGATCCGTCTAATGTCTCCTGGGCAAGTCCAGGACCAGCCtgttgtccgtccgtccgtcctcACAGCGGTCAGGGGCACAGGACCTCTAAATTAGCCCCGGTGAGTCAACAGGGCAGCTTTCATGTAGACACGGCATCACgtcacattgcaaaaaacaaacaaaaaacaaaacaggtcaaGATGCAAAGGGTTAGAGGTCGGGACGCAGTGTTTGTCCTTGTGTTTAACAGcttcctctctgctgtgttGTGCAAACCTGAGCTGTAATCCCTTGTGATGCACTTCAAAAGAAAAGGGTTTGCCGCGCCCTTCCGCAGAGCAGAGGGACGGGACTGCGCTCCGCTTGCACCAGGTTGGGAGAAAACCAACGCACGCCAGACAGAGCCTGCTTCAgctcagaaaaacaacaacatgggctcactttgttttaaaagtgaTTAACTATCAGACTAAAAAGGAAGTAAATCAGAataccttgaaaaaaaaacagcctttctcgttttatttttgtctttttcaaataaataccAGAAAAGCGTGGGGTGTGGATTTGTATTCttccccctttactctgataccccttaATGAAATCTAGCGCAACCAATTATGTTCAAAAGACACATGATTGGTAATTAGAGAAAAGCTGTGGGTAACCTAATCTCTGTGAAAATGCTGCTGTTTTgagaaggcctcagaggtccGAGAGCGaaaaagcatcatgaagacctaGGAACACAGGGAGAAAGCTGTGAAGAAGTTAAAAGTAGAGTTaggatataaataaatatagcaCTGTTCAATCATCTGAAAACAAATTACAGTATGTCGAAACTGAAAAAAACCTGCCAATATATGGCCgaccacctaaactgacaggcacACAgagcattatttaaaaaagcagcTAAAGAGATTGAtagcaactctggaggagctgcagagatctcaAGTGAAAGAGCCGATTGATACAGAAACTGTTGCTGGATCAATCAGTGCGCACTGAAAAGATCTGGCCCTTCATGCAAGATTGAGAGGAAgatcattgttgaaagaaaagctGTAGGAATTCCCCTTTTTAAACTGAAATCCTTCAGAACACATCACCCCTATCGTGAAAGTCGACGTTGATGGCATCATGCCGcggagatgcttttctttagcatgtTCAGTGAAGCTGGCCAGAGCTAAATACACGGCAACAGAAAGTtctaaaaaagtaaacaaaggcTACAATGGGAACGCATAGCAGGAGCTTCATTGTGGCCACATCGAAGTCCAGATGCTCTCTGTCCAATCTTACTGAGTTTGAGTTagtcaaataaaatcaaatttgaaaaccatgcatcctaCCCTGTTCACTTTACCATGAGTCGTTGCTCTGTTTTGGTCCACATACCCACGAAAGTATGCAGCAGTTTGtagatttaatgtgacaaaatgatgAAAGGTTTAAGGGTtatcaatacttttgcatggTTTAATAAATGCACAATCCCACATCAGGGGCAGCAGGGGACAGCTGAATCCAAGACGTCTGTGAATCAGTTGCTTCTTGAATCCGGATCTCTAAGAATTTCGATCCTACCAGAACAAATGGCTGAACTTCCCAGGGCAAGTACATTGCACAACTCTCCCCTGGAATAGCTCTACCTTCAGCTAACAAAGCGAAGAGGGTACTTCTCATTTCCAGACATAAAACGAGAGGCCCGGCCAAGAACAGCAATGCAGCAGGTCCACTCCCAAcgaactgtatttttttttttttttaaagtctctcatggaaaaacaacaataaatttAAAAGGACTTCAAAGGGGCCGTTAATGCTCTTATTTCTCTTTGCGTAAAACAAACGCACCGGCGTGCTCAGAAACCTCTCAATTGCTCAGGCCTTGATGAAACGGTCACTGAGCAGAACGCAGAGCGAGAGCCTGTTGAATATGACTAACTGCCCAGAGGCTTTTATGGCGTCTCACTGTTGAGAAAAACCcatcgttttttttctctctctctctctctctctccgtctttTACAATCTCTGTCTTGTCTTCTCCTTAATATGGTCATAATGAAGAGCAATGGACATAAAAGGAACCTTGAACATGTCAACAAATCAGCTGCGTCACACCattgtgggataaaaaaaacaacaacaaatcttTTAAATTACAGTCAAAAGCCAGTTACTGTTAAATCAAATGATGCTGAAGAAGAAAGCTGAGAAATGCGGCACCTGAAGTTACCTCATCAAAGTGGGAGACATTCAGTCAGTCAGACAGCACAGTCAGCCCCTACTGCTGactgcagagttttttttttttttttttttttgcttacaatATTATTTGCATGCATGTTTAGCTATAAGGGGAAAGAATTGCAGCTGGCAGTCATCAAACATagattttctctgtttataTATCTTCGCTGTTCCCATGAAATGACACCATCTAGATGCAAAACAAATCATTGCATGCATGTAATTGGAGTTATGACTGCTGTGTCTTTTCTGCATAGGAGGTTAACTCTGCcatacaaacaaacagaaaaaaatagatataacTAAATCAGAGTCCCATCTGCGCACAGCTTTGTAATGATATTGGACAGAGATCCTTCTTGTCATCCATCACTCTGTGGGTTTGACTTTACTAACCGTGAAATAGGATTGGTTAAAGAGTTGGTTGTGTTGATGAACATAAGTCTGTGGAGTCCAGGGTTTTTGCCATGTGAGCCAAAATAGTCaagttcaaagttttttttgcatCCTGCATGCTAAAATATCTCACTCTTTAATTTTCTCCTGCTTAACAGTAAACTTAGCGATCATTTCATGAAATTAAGAAAGCAATCAGATTTTTGTAGAAAAGGTTAAAACTGTCTTGTgtgtttgacctttttttttttttttttaaagaaagatatACAAGTTCCTAAATTTCTTTGGTTCCATTGCTTACTACAGGTAAGCCATAAACAAATCATAACTGTGTCagttttaaagtaatcttttcaTTTTACCACAATGTCttttctgactggaagtaatgGTAACGTTTAGGAGTGGCcccagccagagtcctgacttgaatcGGACACAATAATCCGTGGTAGGGGCTAAGGATTAGGGTGACGGCAAGAAGGCCTTCAAACCTCAAATACTTGGATCTCTTCGCCAAAGATAAATGATCTAAATACCAGTGGGAACATGAAAAATGCCGGTCAGCAATTACAAGAAGGGAAGGATTATTGAATCATTTTgagcttaactttattttttttggtcttgAAAAAGACATGCAGTTATTCTTTCTATGCAAACGTTTGCTGTGGGTAGCCAAGTTTCACGAATGTCAGTTTATTAGTAGAAGTCAGTGGATGGCCTGCttccaaaagaaataaaagcaaacaaacatggTAAATAAAAGCTAGTTTTCGTCGTACCTGCCGTATTCCTTTTTAGGAACCTTTTTGATTTTGTGTTTGACTCACATTAGTGAAAATCTCAACCTACatatatttgaaaaatatatttgaaaaaaatttgtAGGTAGGTCTTCATTAACCGCCTTGAGAGATGCTGCATGCTGCAAATGGCCTGCAGGCCACGCCTTGGACAGCCCTGACAAAATGTCTTACCAGATCACTGGGAATGCGAATGATTTCTGTCCACCAATTTACCCACATCAAAGAATCGAAAGAAAAAGAATTATTTAGTGTATTTATTGCTGCTTGAAGctgtaaataagaaataaaaactggacATTTATAATGCATGTCAGGGGACGCAGTGGGCTCCCTTCTGCATCGCTGAAGATCAAACATTTTTGGAATAGAGGTCAGGGTTAAAGAGTCGTTTAGCTTTCAAAGTGTCTTGTACTGTTTACTGGGGGGATAAGCATCAAccgtgtttccatccaattctcatttgaattttgagcaaacttttaaaatgtcgcaaaaaagaaaatgcga
Proteins encoded in this region:
- the cenpx gene encoding centromere protein X: MAGKQEEVSFKKETVSKLLSSSFKEDKTKLSGDATLLMREMLKIFVKEAALRSLKQAEAEDCNQVEIEHFEKILPQLLLDF